Proteins encoded in a region of the Elaeis guineensis isolate ETL-2024a chromosome 7, EG11, whole genome shotgun sequence genome:
- the LOC105048189 gene encoding membrane-associated progesterone-binding protein 4, whose translation MLAIGVVLWFVSGTCGSYRRRESGADSKQSLGLLMDSTASRGEAKQETSEVGKGSPSRLRALSPFLLVLGFIIALIAFVLQFSSKKPLQPRLWTVEELALYNGTNEALPILLGILGSVFDVTKGRSHYGPGGGYHHFSGRDASRAFVSGNFTGDGLTDSLHGLSSAEVNSVVDWRKFYMERYIYVGKLVGRYYDSQGNPTKYLKGVEAKARRGAQLLEKQKIEEAKIPSCNSRWSEQDGGKVWCDTGYPRLVKRPVDIALTGKISQRCACFKEEELGQPGLEVYKGCDYLSKVCLV comes from the exons ATGCTAGCGATCGGAGTCGTCCTCTGGTTTGTCTCGGGTACCTGTGGCTCGTATCGGAGACGTGAAAGCGGAGCAGATTCCAAGCAAAGCCTTGGGCTCCTCATGGACTCCACGGCATCGCGAGGAGAAGCCAAGCAAGAGACTAGCGAGGTGGGGAAGGGGTCGCCCTCGAGGCTAAGGGCCTTGTCCCCTTTCCTTCTAGTGTTAGGGTTTATCATCGCCCTGATCGCCTTTGTCCTCCAATTCTCGTCAAAGAAGCCGCTCCAACCG CGGCTGTGGACTGTCGAAGAGTTAGCTTTGTATAATGGAACGAATGAGGCATTACCGATTCTATTAGGAATACTCGG TTCGGTATTTGATGTTACGAAAGGGAGATCGCATTATGGTCCAGGAGGAGGCTACCATCACTTCTCTGGAAG AGATGCATCACGAGCATTTGTTTCTGGAAACTTTACAG GTGATGGATTGACCGACTCATTGCATGGTCTATCTAGTGCAGAG GTAAATAGTGTTGTTGACTGGCGGAAATTTTACATGGAAAGATATAT ATATGTTGGTAAACTTGTTGGCCGCTACTATGACAGCCAAGGTAATCCGACAAAATATTTGAAGGGCGTTGAAGCAAAGGCCAGACGGGGAGCTCAGCTTTTGGAGAAACAGAAAATTGAAGAGGCTAAAATTCCGAGTTGCAATTCAAGATGGAGTGAACAAGATGGAGGAAAG gtTTGGTGTGACACGGGATATCCAAGGTTAGTAAAGAGACCTGTAGATATAGCCCTGACTGGAAAAATCAGCCAACGGTGTGCGTGTTTTAAAGAAGAGGAGCTTGGCCAGCCAGGATTGGAGGTATATAAGGGCTGTGATTATTTGTCCAAAGTTTGCTTAGTTTAA